The genomic interval CGTGCTGCGCGAGGCGTGCTCGAGTGTGCTCATATTTGTTGTACTTGTTGTGTGATGAGACGGTGAAAGGTGTCGGCCGTTGGCTCAGGCCGGTTTGTTGAACAGCGGGTGCAGGGTGCTGTGCTTGGCGTCGTAGACCTGCGCGTTGCTCTCGTCGATCTGCAGGGTGATGCCGATGGGGCGCTGCTGGAGCAGCGCGTCCAGGTGCTGCTTGAGCACGTGCAACAGGCTGTCGCCGACTGTTTTGTGAACCTCCGCGGAGCGGCCGTTGGCCATCCGCAGGTTGGCGTACAAAAAGCCATAGTCGCCGTTACCATCCGCCACTGCGCAGTGCGCGGCGGGGTAGGCCAACACGCGGGTGCCGCCGGTGGGGAACACGGCCTTGCCGGCGGCATCGCGCTGTTCGAGCATGGTGTTGGCCAGGGCACGGCAAAGGCCCGGGATGTCGGCGTCTGTTTCCAGGTCGGGGGTGTAGAGCAGAACCAGGTGTGGCATGAAGGGCATCCTCTTGGCAGAAACGCCTGGCCGCCCGGCAGAGCGGCCAGGCAGCGGAACTACAGGCGGCTGGTGGACACCACCGCGGCCGGGTTGGCGGCCTGCGCGGCGGGGATGGCAGCACCATCCTGCGGGGTGACCGGGAAGATCGCGTTGATCTGGCCGGTGCCCGACGAGCCGAAGTAGGGCGTTACCACGTCGGCCTTGCCGTCGTACTTCGACCAGCCCAGGGCACCGAGCAGCATCGCGGTGTCATGCATGAACCCTTCACCGTGGCCCTTGGCGGCGTATTCGGGGAGCATCCCGCAGAATTCTTCCCATTCAGCGTTCTCCCACATCTTCACCACGCGGTGGTCCAGGGTTTCCAGGAACGGGCTCCACACCTTGGTGGCGAAATCCGGCGCCTGGCCGTTCTGCGCAAAGCGGTGTGACAGCGAGCCACTGGCCAGGAACGCCACGGTGCCGTCGTAGTGCTCTTCCACGGCCTTGCGCATGGCCCAGCCGAGGCGGGCGCTGTCGGCCAGGTAGTGGGACGTGCACAGCGCCGAGACCGAAACCACCTTGAAGTGCTGGTCCTGGTTCATGTAGCGCATCGGCACCAGGGTGCCGTACTCAGGGCCCAGGGTGGTGGCGTGGTGGGCCATGGTCTCGACGTTGAAGCGGTTGCATTCGGCTGCCAGCAGTTGGCCGAGTGCAGTGTTGCCCGGGAACTCGTATTCCATGTTGCTGATGAAGTGTGGCAGTTCGTTGCTGGTGTAGACGCCCTTGAAATGCGGGCCGCAGAGCACGTGGTAGTTGGCATTGACCAACCAGTGGGTGTCGAACACGACAATCGTGTCGACCCCGAGCTCACGGCAGCGTCGGCTGATCTCGTAGTGCCCGTCGATGGCGGCTTGCCGAAAGCCCTGACGCGGGCCAGGCAGCTCGGACAGGTACATGGACGGTACATGGGTAATCTTGGCAGCGAGAGCGAGTTTGCCCATGGAAATCTCCGGTAAGAGGATGTTGTTAGGGTGTAGAAGCCTGTGGGAGCGGGCCTGCCCGCGAACACGGGCGCAGCCCGTGCCATGCACCGTGGGCCCCCACAGGGTTACCCGCTTGATCGAGACGGTTTTATACACCCCAGCGCGGGATGTGGTGGCTGCCCATGGAAATGCACACGTTCTTGATCTCGGCGAACACTTCGAAGCTGTATTGCCCACCTTCACGCCCGGTGCCGGAGCCTTTCACGCCGCCGAACGGCTGGCGCAGGTCGCGCACGTTCTGGCTGTTGATGAAGACCATGCCAGCTTCGATGCCACGCGCCAGGCGGTGCGCCTTGCCGATGTCCTGGGTCCAGATGTACGAGGCCAGGCCGTATTCGGTGTCGTTGGCCAGTTGCAGTGCTTCGGCCTCGTCCTTGAACGGGATCAGGCACACCACTGGGCCGAAGATTTCTTCCTGGGCGATGCGCATGCTGTTGTTCACGTCGGCGAACACGGTGGGCTGGATGAACTGCCCCTTGGCCAAGTGCGCCGGCAGATTGGCCGGGCGCTCAAGGCCGCCGGCAACCAGGCGTGCGCCTTCTTCGATGCCGATGCGGATGTACCCGGTGACCTTGTCATAGTGCTGCTGGGTGATCATCGAGCCTACTTGCGTTTTCGGGTCGGTCGGGTCACCCACGATCAGGCGCTTGGCGCGGGCGGCGAACTCGGCGACGAACTGCGGGTAAACGCTTTCCTGGATGAAAATGCGGCTGCCGGCCGTGCAGCGCTCGCCATTGAGCGAGAAGATGGTGAACAGCGCTGCATCCAGGGCGCGTTCCAGGTCGGCGTCTTCGAAGATCACCACCGGCGACTTGCCACCCAGCTCCATCGAGTATTTTTTAAGGCCGGCGGTCTGCATGATCTTCTTGCCGGTGGCGGTGCCGCCGGTAAAGGAAATTGCACGCACATCGGCGTGACGCACCAGTGCATCGCCAGCGGTGGCGCCGTAGCCTTGGATCACATTGAGCACGCCGTTGGGGATGCCGGCTTCAACGGCCAGGCGGCCGAGTTCGTTGGCAGTCAGCGGCGACAATTCGCTCATTTTCAAGACGGCGGTGTTGCCCAGGGCCAGGCACGGCGCAGTCTTCCAGGTGGCCGTCATGAACGGCACGTTCCAGGGGCTTACTAGGCCGCACACACCCACCGGCTGGTACAGGGTGTAGTTGAGCATCTGGTCGTCGACCGGGTAGGTGTGGCCATCCATGCGGGTGCACACTTCGGCGAAGAAGTCGAAGTTGTGCGAGGCACGCGGGATCAGCACGTTCTTGGTCTGGTGGATCGGCAGGCCGGTATCGAGGGTTTCCAGCTCGGCCAGTTTCGGCACGTTCTGGTCGATCAGTTCGCCCAGCTTGCGCATCAGACGGGCACGTTCCTTGGCTGGGGTGTTGGCCCATTTCGGGAAGGCTTCCTTGGCCGCCGCAACCGCCTGCGCGACCTCTTCGGCACCGCCGCTGGCGACTTCGCAAATCGCGTCACCGGTGGCTGGGTTGTAGTTGACGAAGGTGTCTTTGCTCTCGACCTCACGGCCATTGATCCAGTGCTTGATCATGCTGCTCATGCCTTGTTGTTCTTGAAGAAGTCAGCTTCGCTGACGATGCGGTTGACCAGGCGACCAACGCCTTCCACTTCCACCACCACTTCATCGCCTGGCACTACATCGGCCAGGCCTTCTGGGGTGCCGGTTGCGATCATGTCGCCCGGTTGCAGGGTCATGAAGCTGGAGAAATATTCGATCAGGTAAGGAATGTCGAAAATCATGTCCGAGGTGCTGCCTTCCTGTTTCAGCTCACCGTTGATCCAGGTGCGCAGCTTCAGGTTGGACGGGTCCGGCACGTCGGCCGCATCGACGATCCACGGGCCGACCGGGGTGGTGGCGTCGCGGTTTTTCACCCGCAGGTTGGGGCGGTAGTAGTTTTCCAGGTAGTCGCGGATGGCGTAGTCGTTGCACACGGTGTAGCCGGCCAGGTACTGCAGGGCGTCTTCGCGCTTGACGTTACGTGCCTGCTTGCCGATCACCGCCACCAGCTCGCACTCGTAGTGCATGTAGGCGACGTTGTCCGGGCGCCAGGTGATCTGCTTGTGGCCGGTGTAGGTGCCCGGCGACTTGATGAACGCCAGCGGCTCGGTGGGCGGCGTGAAGGCGAGTTCCGCGGCGTGGTCGGCGTAGTTCAGGCCCAGGGCGAACATGCTGCCGGTGGCAGGTGGCAGCCAGGTCACCTGGTCTTCATGCACCAGGCGGCCGTCGGCCAGGCGCAGGTGGTCGTCTTCGACGGTGACATTATGGACCTGGCCGTCGAACTGGATACGGGCGTGTTTCACAGGTGCAATCCTCATTCGGCGACGATGTGGTTGGTGAGCGTGCCCAGGCCATCGATCTCGACATCGACGCGGTCGCCTGGCTGCACATCGACGCGCCCCTCGGGGGTGCCGGTAATCAGGATGTCGCCCGCATGCAGGGTCATGAATTCGCTGATCTCGGCGATCAGCTGGGCAACCGTGCGCACGCAGTTGGCGGTGGTGTTCTGCTGGCGCACTTCACCGTTGACCCGCAGGCGCAGGCCCAGGGCATCGGGGTTGGCCACCTGTGCAGCCGGTACCAGGGCGGGGCCGACCGGGCAGAAGCCATCGCGGCACTTGGCCTTGACCGCAGGGCGGTAGTAGCTGGTCTCAGGCAGGCTGACTTCGTTGACGATGGTGTAGCCCGCCACGTAGCCCAGCGCGTCTTCGGCGCTGACCCGGCTGGCGTCCTTGCCAATCACCACGCCCAGGGCAGGGCCCGGTTGCAGGCGCTCGACACCGGCCGGAAACACCACGTTGCCTTCATGGTGGTTGCGGGTGTTGGGCGTCTTGACGAACAGCACCGGCTTGACGGGCGGTTGTTTGTAGGGCGCTTCGTGAAACGCCGCTTCGTGCTGCTGCAGCAGACCCTGGTAGTTCAGCGCAACGCCGAACAGGGTGCCGGTCGCAACGTCATGCAGGGCATGGCTCATGCTTTTCTCCAGGCGGTGCAGGGCGAGGGTCGTCCTGCCGAGATTGTTAATGTGTTAATGTTATAGTTAATATGTTAACGAAGGTCAAGGCTTCACCCAGTGGCATCTGCCAAGCAGCCGGGGCACCATGGGTGATCGTCAATACGGGCAAGCGCTTTGCGGGTAAGCAGTCATGAGTGATCGGCATCCCATTCCGAACATCAACATCGGCCAGGTCTACGACCAGCGCTACAGCGACAGCGAGGTGCACTACGACCGGCTGGGCAACCTTGCCGGGTTTTTCGGGCGCAACATGCCCGTGCACCGGCACGACCGGTTTTTCCAGGTGCATTACGTGAAGTCCGGTACGGTGAGGGTGTACCTCGATGACCAGCAGTATATCGAGGCCGGGCCGATGTTCTTCCTGACGCCGCCGACGGTGGCGCATGCCTTCGTCACCGAGCCAGACAGCGACGGCCATGTGCTGACGGTGCGTCAGCAACTGGTCTGGCAACTG from Pseudomonas kermanshahensis carries:
- a CDS encoding 5-carboxymethyl-2-hydroxymuconate isomerase; this encodes MPHLVLLYTPDLETDADIPGLCRALANTMLEQRDAAGKAVFPTGGTRVLAYPAAHCAVADGNGDYGFLYANLRMANGRSAEVHKTVGDSLLHVLKQHLDALLQQRPIGITLQIDESNAQVYDAKHSTLHPLFNKPA
- the hpaE gene encoding 5-carboxymethyl-2-hydroxymuconate semialdehyde dehydrogenase, producing the protein MIKHWINGREVESKDTFVNYNPATGDAICEVASGGAEEVAQAVAAAKEAFPKWANTPAKERARLMRKLGELIDQNVPKLAELETLDTGLPIHQTKNVLIPRASHNFDFFAEVCTRMDGHTYPVDDQMLNYTLYQPVGVCGLVSPWNVPFMTATWKTAPCLALGNTAVLKMSELSPLTANELGRLAVEAGIPNGVLNVIQGYGATAGDALVRHADVRAISFTGGTATGKKIMQTAGLKKYSMELGGKSPVVIFEDADLERALDAALFTIFSLNGERCTAGSRIFIQESVYPQFVAEFAARAKRLIVGDPTDPKTQVGSMITQQHYDKVTGYIRIGIEEGARLVAGGLERPANLPAHLAKGQFIQPTVFADVNNSMRIAQEEIFGPVVCLIPFKDEAEALQLANDTEYGLASYIWTQDIGKAHRLARGIEAGMVFINSQNVRDLRQPFGGVKGSGTGREGGQYSFEVFAEIKNVCISMGSHHIPRWGV
- a CDS encoding fumarylacetoacetate hydrolase family protein, yielding MSHALHDVATGTLFGVALNYQGLLQQHEAAFHEAPYKQPPVKPVLFVKTPNTRNHHEGNVVFPAGVERLQPGPALGVVIGKDASRVSAEDALGYVAGYTIVNEVSLPETSYYRPAVKAKCRDGFCPVGPALVPAAQVANPDALGLRLRVNGEVRQQNTTANCVRTVAQLIAEISEFMTLHAGDILITGTPEGRVDVQPGDRVDVEIDGLGTLTNHIVAE
- the hpaD gene encoding 3,4-dihydroxyphenylacetate 2,3-dioxygenase; translated protein: MGKLALAAKITHVPSMYLSELPGPRQGFRQAAIDGHYEISRRCRELGVDTIVVFDTHWLVNANYHVLCGPHFKGVYTSNELPHFISNMEYEFPGNTALGQLLAAECNRFNVETMAHHATTLGPEYGTLVPMRYMNQDQHFKVVSVSALCTSHYLADSARLGWAMRKAVEEHYDGTVAFLASGSLSHRFAQNGQAPDFATKVWSPFLETLDHRVVKMWENAEWEEFCGMLPEYAAKGHGEGFMHDTAMLLGALGWSKYDGKADVVTPYFGSSGTGQINAIFPVTPQDGAAIPAAQAANPAAVVSTSRL
- a CDS encoding fumarylacetoacetate hydrolase family protein — protein: MKHARIQFDGQVHNVTVEDDHLRLADGRLVHEDQVTWLPPATGSMFALGLNYADHAAELAFTPPTEPLAFIKSPGTYTGHKQITWRPDNVAYMHYECELVAVIGKQARNVKREDALQYLAGYTVCNDYAIRDYLENYYRPNLRVKNRDATTPVGPWIVDAADVPDPSNLKLRTWINGELKQEGSTSDMIFDIPYLIEYFSSFMTLQPGDMIATGTPEGLADVVPGDEVVVEVEGVGRLVNRIVSEADFFKNNKA